AGCAGCTCTTGTGCACTTTACCCAGAGTGCCAGTGCAGTCGCAGGGGGAGAGCAGCGTCTCCCCTCCGGCTCCCTCATGACAGATCCGACACATGCCCACGTCACTGTGGAGCAAAGCAGAGAAGACAACAATGGGATGATCAACCAAAGCACAATGTAATTACAGTATATTCATTAGGGCCCCCATGTGAGTTCCTCCCTCTCTTACCTCTGCAAGCTCACCGCTTTGACAACGGTGGAGAGTGGGCGGCCATCTTTAGCCGTCACCTTGGCGATGTACTGGGCCTGCGCGGTAGAATCGGACTCCTCCGAATCCTTGGAGGCGTCCGTTTCAGCGTTCCCCGAGTAATCACAAAGGGAGCCAGGTAGGTGGCAGCACCCTGACGAAGACATTGCTCAGCTGAGGGTGACGGTGACCAAGGCCACAGTGGAGGTGACTTCAGAAGGTCTGATCCAGGGCCAACGTCctactcctctcctcctccgtcCACCTACACAGCAACTGCCTGGTGGAttacaaacaagccagaaaGTATGGGCGACTTGAAATGACAACATAAGTACAACATGATGTCGTAAGAGTCTATATAAGTCTCAGTGATGTGATGTGAGAGAGAGCAAAGGAAGCTCCAGCTCtaggtctaaaaaaaaaaaaaaaaaattgaaaaattgtTTACTAGAAAttaacaagacacacacaaccTTCAAAATGTCCCAAAGCAAGACACAAAATCCTCAAAATTCCCCATTTACCAAATGTGTCCATCAGTACAAAGTCATGTTGTGAAGGCTGGAGCCCCACagaaaattgtttttaaaaaaatcaggATGTCACCGTttccaaaaatgccaaatatgtcCTGGAGCAATGCAAAAACACATCTAGAACTTTTAAATTGGAGTGATAGTGGagccgtaaaaaaaaaaaatgcattttatatttaaaatacttAACTCAATAGAAATAAGTAATATGTTTCATAAATAATGGTGATATGGCTGAGTAGCTACATGTCCTTTTGTTGGCCTAATTTTCAAATCAGAGCATTGAAGACCACATTTAGTTGGCATGTATGGGGATCCTTGATTTGCAACTAGAGTAGCTCAGATTATTATGGGATTATGATTCAAATGTAGCAGATTTGCAGCTAAACATTCATTCTGTGAACCCTAGTGTACTCCAGCatagtaaaacaaaaatgacttaAGATTAGTAATGCTATTATTTACACTTTGTAGGTGTGCTCTGTTTGTGTTCCGGTTTAAGAATGATAAAGACAGTTGGAGAATAATAAGATACAAAATAAGGATGAAGGCCTTACAGGATCATGTTTATCCCCCAAACGATGTACAGATTATTAGGCATTCTATTATGAAATGGCTTGGGAAGAAATCACCCGGGGCAGCACGTCGCTGGACCCCCCCCCCAGGTTTGGGCTAGGGTTAGCCCCCaatgtttacaacgtctggctccgccccttgTCGTTGCGATCTAACGTATTGTTTTTAAATCGTGTATCTTAGCAATGTTATAATCATAATAGTCAAGAAAATAAAACTTTGAACTGTCAGACTGCGTGCGCACCGTTAATCTCCACTGTCTAACGTTTCTATTTTTCGATGATTAAGGCCGATACACATGATTGATAGTGTCGTTACTCTAGCATTACAACCGCCAACAAAGGCACAATTCATCTCAATACTagaaaaaacatgcaaagcagTTGAACAGCTGTAAAGCAACAAGCTGCGATGTGCTGTTGGTTATAGAGAAAAGTTGGTAAAATAGGTGAAAAACAGATGTTAGCGTAAATGTACTCACCCGACGGCCTCCCTTTTCTCGCTTGGCCTTGGTCCTGCGTTAACCAGacacaagctagctagctgagcTAACTGGACAGCTCTAGTTACAAATTATGACATTGACATCTAACCACAAGCTGATGATATGAGGGGATACAGAAGACGACCACATGCGCTGTATCCTCTCCATGGCTTGTAGCATATCTCCCCCGGGTGATTTTCTTCGAAAAGGTGAAAAGAAACTGCTGTTTCTGGCAGGATTACTGGACACGGCTAATGGCTAACAGGCTAGCAACGGGCAAGCCTCAACATCCCTCAGCTGTgcgctggtcacgtgacgcaaTGCTGCCTTCAAAGTCCTTGTGATATTGTAATAACGGACACATAACACGCATAAGTAATCAAAGTCTGAAATAGTGCCTGCTCTTGTAAGAACTACGGGTCATGTTCTATTGCCAAATGTGATGTTAAGGAGGCCAGTAACCATGTAAGTCTGGTGAAAACTAAAGATGAAAGTAATGCTTGTAATCACTTAATTTGCccctttaatgtttttatttaaacatcagttagctcagtggttctcaaactttttcggTCATTCCCCACTTTGGACAAGGGGGAATTTTCAAGCCCCACCTGCCCCATCGCCCCAACACAATGCTAATGAAATACGCAACAAGCTTAAAATGTTCCAATTTATTTAAGTACAAatattgaggtacttgtactttacttgagtcttttcttttcatgccactttctacttctactccgctacatttcagagagaaatattatactttttactctactacattcatctgacagctttagttattagttactttacagattaaactacgatgttttattataaaatagactatccaacaatataacggcctacaagtccagctgaaacgattagaccattaaacacttaactACTAACAACAAGTAGTATCATTATAGTAACAAGTTGTATCTAAATACAAACTATCTACATCAAATAATagcaataaagaaaataaaagtgcaGCTGTGTCAAAATTTGTATCAAGttcaaaaatagaaaagaaataaaagtgccACTTTGCaatctgttaaaaaaagaaaagaaatccattTGGCAAGACAGGTCTATTTATCCCTGCATTAGTGGCTGCAATGAGCCTGTTTTGCATTGCACAATTTCTCAAAGCGGGGTTGCAGGCTTGATACTGCCACTCTCAAGTCACGCTCAATGTTCAGCTGAGATCTGTACTTTGTTTTCAGTGAAGCAACAGCTGAAAAGCCCATCTCACAGAGATATGATGTGGCAAAGGGAAGAAGAATGCACACAGCTCTCTGCCCGATGAGTGGATACTCCCTCTCCACTCCAAACCAGAATTCACTAAGTGTCTGAGCTTTAAACCTGAGCCTCAGGGTGGAGTCAGATGTCATCTCAATAAACTGGTCCTCCTCAGCAGACCTAAAATCAGCAGGTGCTGCAGacagaatataaataaataggcttactttatttgtcattgcatAATAAACACAAAGAATCTGTTTGACAACAATCCATTCCAGTTAGTAAGTAGCatacaacataaataaaatgcatgtatAATATGAGTATAATattcaataaaatgtcaaaataccaACCTGCTGCATTGAATGGATCCATAACCCAGGCATACTGAGCTGAGTTGTTCGGGAAGTATTTTTGAAACAATCCTCTCAGGGAAGAGATGTGCTGCTTAATGCATGGGATCACTGTGGTGGCTCCAGAATCAGTGGTTTCAGCAACTTCACTCAGGTTCTCAAAGACATCTATGTTTTGCTGATCGAGGCGCCTGCCCCATACCTCAAGCTTTCTGGTGAATGCAGTGATCTTGTCTGCCAGGTGAGGTAGGTGCTTGTCTTTGCCTTGAAGCTGAAGATTTAATTCATTCAGCTTGCCAAACATATCGCTGAGGTAGGCCAGTTTAAACAGAAATTGTTCATCACTGAACTTGCTTGCAGCCTCATACATGCGCTCCTCCTCCAAGAACATCCGAATCTCTGCCCTGAGCTCAAAGACACGCGACAGCACTTTGCCCCCGAGAGAGCCACCTTGCTTCACTGTGAAACAGCACAGATGTGTGATCAGCTCCCATTTCCTCACAAAGTGTGGAGAACAGTCGCGCTTTCAGGGGTCGGGTTTTGATAAAATTTACCACGCTCA
This is a stretch of genomic DNA from Sander vitreus isolate 19-12246 chromosome 12, sanVit1, whole genome shotgun sequence. It encodes these proteins:
- the LOC144526317 gene encoding zinc finger BED domain-containing protein 5-like, which produces MFLEEERMYEAASKFSDEQFLFKLAYLSDMFGKLNELNLQLQGKDKHLPHLADKITAFTRKLEVWGRRLDQQNIDVFENLSEVAETTDSGATTVIPCIKQHISSLRGLFQKYFPNNSAQYAWVMDPFNAAAPADFRSAEEDQFIEMTSDSTLRLRFKAQTLSEFWFGVEREYPLIGQRAVCILLPFATSYLCEMGFSAVASLKTKYRSQLNIERDLRVAVSSLQPRFEKLCNAKQAHCSH